DNA sequence from the Vicia villosa cultivar HV-30 ecotype Madison, WI linkage group LG3, Vvil1.0, whole genome shotgun sequence genome:
tatttataagaaaatttttactttttagatacattgaaaaGACAATCTATCTTATCCATATATTGTCTTGATACATTAGTTactcaatgtatctaaaaagcaaattttatttatttataaatctcAAACTGAATGTCATATTTTGTCAGGGATTCTGGCAGTGATTCAGATAGTGAGAGTGACAGTAGCTCTGATGGTGAAAGTCTTGATACTCAACAGAAAGATCTGAAGCGAAAAGATCGTTCGCAGAAGAAAGGTAAAATTTGAAGCAATTTAATTGTTTCTCCAAATAACACTTTTTGTGACCTGCAgttatcttaaaaaaataaaattgttgaatACATTACATCCTAATAGTTATTTTTGATTAAGTTTAATTCCTTGGGATATAGGCATGACACGTTTCTCTCCTTTTTTATGTCCAGCTGAAGTTAAGTCTTCCCCAGTGGTGGAGAAAGATGTGCCTACCATTCATCATGAAAAGGAAGAGGCAGGTAAGCCCGAGAGTAAGCCAAAAATAATAAAGGAAAATGGAGAGCGGCATACCAATGGTACTGGAGCTGCGTATAGATCTGAGAGAAATGAAGAGATGCAGCCTGATGTGATGGATGATCATTTGGGAAAATATAGGTATACTTCCTTCTCTTGTCACacctcaattatttattatgcTTATCATTTCTTTCACTTATAAAAAGTCAATGAGCAGGAGTCGAAGCATTAGTCCTAAACGACCCACAAGTAAGAGCATGAGTATTAGTCCCGGGAGGAGTAGGAGCAAGAGCCGTAGTATTACCCCAAAAAGAAGAATGAGCAAAAGCCCATCTGTTAGTAGAAGCCCTCCTCGCCAGTCAAGGAGGAGTTTGAGCAGGAGTCCTGTTAGGAGCATCAACAGGAGTCCTGATAGAAGCATTGGTAGGAGTCCAAGCAGAAGCATCATTAACAGGAGCCCAGTGAGGAGCAGAAAGGGGAGAAATGTCAGTAGAAGTCCTGTTATATCCCGTCCTCTTAAAAGTGTCAGCAAGAGCCCTGTTAGATCCCGCCGAAGCAAGAGTTCTCCTAGAGCATCATCAAGAAAAACAATCAGCAGAAGCCCTGTAAGAATGTCAAGAAAGAGCATAAGTCGCAGTCCAATTAGATTTCCTTCAAGAAGCGTCAGCAGAAGCCCTGTAAGAGTGTCAAGAAAAAGTGTAAGTCGTAGTCCAATTAGATCACCTGCTAGAAGCTTAAGCAGAAGCCCTGCAAGAGTGTCAAGAAAGAGTGTAAGTCGTAGTCCAGTTAGATCACGGGTAAGAAGCTTAAGCAGAAGCTCTGGTAGGGTCCCCTCAAAGAGAAGCATCAGCAGAAGTCCTGTAAGAGCACCTAGTAGAAGCAATCGCCGCAGTTATTCTAGGAGTCCTAGCCCTGTACGTAGGAGGACACCTCGTGGGGGTAATTTGTCTAGGAGTGCTTCACCCGATGCTTCGCCAAAGCGTATCAGAAGGGGAAGAGGTTTCAGCGAGCGATACTCCTATGCAAGAAGGTATAGGACCCCTTCTCGGTCTCCGGTGAGGTCAAACCGGTACAATGGTAGAATTGATCGGGACAGGTAAAGTTATATGCAGTTTTTAATTAGTTACCTCACTGTTGGTATTGATATTTAATAGTGGAGTGATAGACTTAAAATTCTGGCAGCAGATATTCAAGTTACAGAAGGTATTCCCCTAGGCGTTTCAGAAGCCCACCACCGCGTGGAAGAACTCCTCCAAGGTTTTTCCCCTCATTACCTATGACAATTGCTTTCTATATATCATTTTATTAGTTTTTCGGTTTTGTTTTGATGCATTGCTTATGCCCATTGTTAGTTCCTTGTGCTATATATTGTTTATGCCCATTGTTAGTTCCTTGTgctatatatttaataatagtcGAGTTCATATAATTATTTGGGAGTTTATACTTTAGGTACCGAAAGAGGAGCAGAACACCATCTGTGTCGCCCAATCCACGCAACCGTGCTCGGCGATATAGCAGAAGCCGTAGCCCAATTTACACCCGCTCTCCCGTTAGGAGTACTTCCCCAGATCGATCACGCCCCTCTCGTGTAGAAAGGCGTTCATCATTTTCTCGGAGCAGGAGCAGGAGTTTACCTAAGTCCAGGTCATCTGTAGAATCACCGTCTCCACGAAAAGTAAGTCGAGACAGAAGGTCAAA
Encoded proteins:
- the LOC131660607 gene encoding peptidyl-prolyl cis-trans isomerase CYP95 isoform X2 translates to MLSELQALFHLHVSCDDGTGGESIYGSNFPDESPKLKHDAPGLLTMSIVDRDTLGSHFIITLKADHHLDRKHVVFGKLVEGIQVLRKIEDVGDDEGHPTVTVKIIYCGEYNEDGKKVNKSKAGKDGPWEGNSHETRRKGKHKRSAKDRRKKRRYSSSESESSSDSDTESSETDSDSDSDISSSSDTSSSSDDRRKKRKRSKKEKYKREKKRDKRRDKRRKRLDKRSKRRSKRDSGSDSDSESDSSSDGESLDTQQKDLKRKDRSQKKAEVKSSPVVEKDVPTIHHEKEEAGKPESKPKIIKENGERHTNGTGAAYRSERNEEMQPDVMDDHLGKYRSRSISPKRPTSKSMSISPGRSRSKSRSITPKRRMSKSPSVSRSPPRQSRRSLSRSPVRSINRSPDRSIGRSPSRSIINRSPVRSRKGRNVSRSPVISRPLKSVSKSPVRSRRSKSSPRASSRKTISRSPVRMSRKSISRSPIRFPSRSVSRSPVRVSRKSVSRSPIRSPARSLSRSPARVSRKSVSRSPVRSRVRSLSRSSGRVPSKRSISRSPVRAPSRSNRRSYSRSPSPVRRRTPRGGNLSRSASPDASPKRIRRGRGFSERYSYARRYRTPSRSPVRSNRYNGRIDRDRYSSYRRYSPRRFRSPPPRGRTPPRYRKRSRTPSVSPNPRNRARRYSRSRSPIYTRSPVRSTSPDRSRPSRVERRSSFSRSRSRSLPKSRSSVESPSPRKVSRDRRSKSSSKSPEGKKGLVSYGDGSPDSD
- the LOC131660607 gene encoding peptidyl-prolyl cis-trans isomerase CYP95 isoform X1 gives rise to the protein MKAMAKKKNSLVYMDVSIDGDPVERMVFELFYDVAPKTAENFRALCTGERGVGPNTGRSLHYKGSFFHRVVKGSIVKGGDFVNRNGTGGESIYGSNFPDESPKLKHDAPGLLTMSIVDRDTLGSHFIITLKADHHLDRKHVVFGKLVEGIQVLRKIEDVGDDEGHPTVTVKIIYCGEYNEDGKKVNKSKAGKDGPWEGNSHETRRKGKHKRSAKDRRKKRRYSSSESESSSDSDTESSETDSDSDSDISSSSDTSSSSDDRRKKRKRSKKEKYKREKKRDKRRDKRRKRLDKRSKRRSKRDSGSDSDSESDSSSDGESLDTQQKDLKRKDRSQKKAEVKSSPVVEKDVPTIHHEKEEAGKPESKPKIIKENGERHTNGTGAAYRSERNEEMQPDVMDDHLGKYRSRSISPKRPTSKSMSISPGRSRSKSRSITPKRRMSKSPSVSRSPPRQSRRSLSRSPVRSINRSPDRSIGRSPSRSIINRSPVRSRKGRNVSRSPVISRPLKSVSKSPVRSRRSKSSPRASSRKTISRSPVRMSRKSISRSPIRFPSRSVSRSPVRVSRKSVSRSPIRSPARSLSRSPARVSRKSVSRSPVRSRVRSLSRSSGRVPSKRSISRSPVRAPSRSNRRSYSRSPSPVRRRTPRGGNLSRSASPDASPKRIRRGRGFSERYSYARRYRTPSRSPVRSNRYNGRIDRDRYSSYRRYSPRRFRSPPPRGRTPPRYRKRSRTPSVSPNPRNRARRYSRSRSPIYTRSPVRSTSPDRSRPSRVERRSSFSRSRSRSLPKSRSSVESPSPRKVSRDRRSKSSSKSPEGKKGLVSYGDGSPDSD
- the LOC131660607 gene encoding peptidyl-prolyl cis-trans isomerase CYP95 isoform X3, with protein sequence MSIVDRDTLGSHFIITLKADHHLDRKHVVFGKLVEGIQVLRKIEDVGDDEGHPTVTVKIIYCGEYNEDGKKVNKSKAGKDGPWEGNSHETRRKGKHKRSAKDRRKKRRYSSSESESSSDSDTESSETDSDSDSDISSSSDTSSSSDDRRKKRKRSKKEKYKREKKRDKRRDKRRKRLDKRSKRRSKRDSGSDSDSESDSSSDGESLDTQQKDLKRKDRSQKKAEVKSSPVVEKDVPTIHHEKEEAGKPESKPKIIKENGERHTNGTGAAYRSERNEEMQPDVMDDHLGKYRSRSISPKRPTSKSMSISPGRSRSKSRSITPKRRMSKSPSVSRSPPRQSRRSLSRSPVRSINRSPDRSIGRSPSRSIINRSPVRSRKGRNVSRSPVISRPLKSVSKSPVRSRRSKSSPRASSRKTISRSPVRMSRKSISRSPIRFPSRSVSRSPVRVSRKSVSRSPIRSPARSLSRSPARVSRKSVSRSPVRSRVRSLSRSSGRVPSKRSISRSPVRAPSRSNRRSYSRSPSPVRRRTPRGGNLSRSASPDASPKRIRRGRGFSERYSYARRYRTPSRSPVRSNRYNGRIDRDRYSSYRRYSPRRFRSPPPRGRTPPRYRKRSRTPSVSPNPRNRARRYSRSRSPIYTRSPVRSTSPDRSRPSRVERRSSFSRSRSRSLPKSRSSVESPSPRKVSRDRRSKSSSKSPEGKKGLVSYGDGSPDSD